From the genome of Falco biarmicus isolate bFalBia1 chromosome 2, bFalBia1.pri, whole genome shotgun sequence:
CACGGCAGGCAGGGGGCCACGGCATTCACAGTAGCTACCGGAGGAGACAGCCATGTCAAACAGTTCCTAAGGATcttgcattttacattttacagctGCATCActtcagaacaaaataattacacCGTCACAGACCTGTCACAAACATTAGCACAGGCAACAGATATGAGAGAGTAAAAAAGATTCACAACATCCTGAATTGACTGAAAGCTGATCACAGCGGTGCGCTGCGGGTGTTACTGATGTCTGCAGAGACGCATGCTGGAATCACCTCCCAGAGCTTCTGGTTGTCTTTTACTGCTGGTAAGACTTCACAAGGAGCCACATAAGCAGTACAGTGATCAGGACAATCATGAAATTGAGGAAGAGTTCTTGCGTGGATCGCTGCATTTTTCAGGAGTAATCAGGGGAAAGCAGAGGTCAGCAGGTAGAGCGAAGGGAAAACTGCAGGGATTTGCCTGGGAGCGTCCTTGAGCTCAACCTTCAGGGTACAGGCtctttcaaggaaaaagaaaaatatgtgaagAACAAAGGCATGAAGGTGGCAGGTTCAGCAGAACTATTTATATTGGTGTAAATAAATGTTGTTTCAGTGGCTAGAAGCTAGTGAGCACTGGGACGCTAAAAAGTAAAAGCTATCTCTGGCAGCTTATCACCTTCTTTGATTTCCAGCATTTGACAAGCAGCATTTCCAGTGTCACCCCAAAATACACTGCGCAGGGGCGAGCAGTCTGTGGAAATCAGTGTTGCTTTGTACAAGCACTTTCAAATACACAAGGCACAAGCCC
Proteins encoded in this window:
- the SLN gene encoding sarcolipin, with product MQRSTQELFLNFMIVLITVLLMWLLVKSYQQ